The following proteins are encoded in a genomic region of Gouania willdenowi chromosome 6, fGouWil2.1, whole genome shotgun sequence:
- the LOC114465920 gene encoding FYVE, RhoGEF and PH domain-containing protein 6-like isoform X1 — MSAGIYKPPVAPKPKLPHDDTLGSSSPTIHQGSGHSPLCLGTPRRTKPALAPKPCLSKLSPAVESKHQTVHFNNSQNVNPQENKKPDWDYIIPICLCSQENCTCIRTSSTNVTKMEGDLKAAYLQNDAEESKITHFTSQGISKNRRFKKDNLSQQVRDTFSTTTQATDHKAPRDPPPSDERINICTDALVPVTRPQRWRSDELNANLLPHNAPQEDDPIPQAHLVPVSPNNPVPVPRKPWKSALANQETVKEDKEETPNWRETDVKEVKMSSERRSNSSMPVSENRMPRNASAPPAPPPRKKPFLSKPETAQTSAQVFPKSVNDRGWDWGMEISVDDGEEELLWKRTDEKNSGDENLTHRPHTPSVGLPAMPCRLPVITIAAVDNVVTKVAPKKPQRLRCSQAEGLPPEKDLQQSGDEMKSPVHQQLPLKEKTRKNSLTPSVLKPPRSNLIKPKSKSFSASDFIRSDGQRRNSFRRLLDLKLSVPKMLPKLTALRGQRSDSSDRDHGQSPQMNQDNHTNLQEDPSRSKRKSSWPLIGVEQSVDGDVFSPGPGEASYENVNHYEEIADYVNVDVGKAVSLPSWTSSTYSDEGIYEEQEPYMSLVKTTSQQQSVPPGALRSSEDEDALKNEAHSDDDITANSSDEDDDDDDDDDDDDSSTTSCKSNPEPTEEKTKTTRIRHIVTEIMNSEKVFVDVLKLLHVDFRDVVSQASRQSGKPVIEERLLNQILYYLPQLYELNQDLLLELKQRVSNWDDNDQLADVFLKKGPYLKMYSTYIREFDRNVALLDEQMKRNSAFGAVVQTFEASSRCANLALKHYLLKPVQRIPQYQLLLTDYLKNLSEESHDYKDTQAALALVKEVANHANDIMKQGDNFQKLIQVQCRLNGQHEIVQPGRIFLKEGTLKKLSRKVMQPRMFFLFNDTLLYTTPLQSGQFRLNNMLSLSGMKVSKPSQEVNELNIESVQRSFILSASSATERDEWLHAISTAINDYTKKKISFVSGKPLHEVALSDEEAGAPLGSKAPIWIPDPRATMCMICTCEFSLTWRRHHCRACGKVVCHTCSTNKHSLEYLKNQEARVCDHCFPTLQKERSERASVTAVSPVCRSSFAFSRKQKKIPAALKAVSANIENSSMSGYLMRSKSNKKQGKRLWFVIKDKVLYTYAASEDVAALESQPLLGFVLKVDSPQTLSIQLYHKKTLYYIFKADDIQTAQRWMDSFKEATVL; from the exons ATGAGCGCAG GCATTTATAAACCACCTGTTGCCCCCAAACCAAAGCTGCCCCATGATGACACCCTCGGGTCATCATCACCCACAATCCACCAGGGCAGTGGCCACTCGCCGTTATGTCTCGGCACGCCCAGGAGAACCAAACCAGCGTTGGCCCCCAAACCCTGCCTGTCTAAACTCAGCCCTGCTGTGGAATCCAAGCATCaaactgttcattttaataattctCAGAATGTAAATCCACAAGAGAACAAAAAGCCTGACTGGGATTACATCATTCCCATTTGCCTTTGTAGCCAAGAAAACTGCACGTGTATCAGGACTTCGTCTACAAACGTGACAAAAATGGAAGGAGACTTAAAAGCTgcgtatttacaaaatgatgcTGAAGAAAGTAAAATAACTCATTTTACATCACAAGGAATCTCCAAAAACAGacgttttaaaaaagacaacttGAGTCAACAAGTGAGAGACACTTTTTCAACCACTACTCAAGCCACTGACCACAAAGCCCCCCGAGATCCCCCGCCCTCAGACGAACGTATCAACATCTGCACTGACGCATTGGTTCCAGTGACCCGCCCTCAAAGATGGAGGAGTGATGAGCTTAATGCAAACCTTCTACCTCACAATGCACCACAGGAAGATGATCCCATTCCCCAGGCCCACCTAGTCCCAGTGTCCCCTAACAATCCAGTCCCTGTTCCACGGAAACCCTGGAAGTCTGCCCTGGCCAATCAGGAAACAGTAAAGGAGGATAAGGAAGAGACTCCTAATTGGAGAGAAACAGATGTTAAAGAGGTGAAGATGTCATCAGAAAGGAGGAGCAACTCGTCAATGCCAGTTAGTGAAAACAGAATGCCAAGAAATGCTTCTGCTCCGCCAGCCCCGCCCCCCAGGAAGAAGCCATTTCTCTCCAAACCTGAAACAGCTCAAACCTCGGCTCAGGTGTTTCCAAAGAGCGTGAATGATAGAGGGTGGGACTGGGGTATGGAGATATCCGTGGATGATGGGGAAGAAGAGCTGCTTTGGAAAAGAACTGACGAAAAAAACTCAGGGGACGAGAACCTCACACATCGCCCACACACTCCTTCTGTCGGTCTACCAGCAATGCCTTGCCGGCTTCCTGTCATCACCATAGCAGCAGTGGATAACGTGGTGACTAAAGTAGCTCCAAAGAAGCCCCAGAGACTCAGGTGCTCACAGGCAGAGGGTTTACCTCCAGAGAAAGATTTGCAACAATCAGGAGATGAAATGAAGAGTCCGGTACATCAACAGCTGCCTTTGAAGGAGAAAACAAGGAAAAACTCTTTAACACCGAGTGTTCTCAAGCCTCCTCGCTCTAACCTGATCAAACCTAAATCTAAGTCCTTCTCTGCCTCTGATTTTATTCGCTCTGACGGCCAGAGGAGGAATTCTTTTCGGAGACTGCTGGACTTGAAGCTCTCCGTGCCAAAGATGCTCCCCAAGCTGACGGCGCTGAGAGGCCAACGCTCGGACTCGTCTGACAGGGACCACGGACAGAGTCCTCAGATGAACCAGGACAATCACACAAACCTTCAAGAGGATCCCAGCAGATCTAAACGCAAGTCATCGTGGCCGCTAATCGGTGTGGAGCAAAGCGTGGATGGAGATGTGTTTTCTCCTGGACCAGGGGAAGCGTCTTATGAGAACGTCAATCACTACGAGGAAATAGCCGACTATGTAAATGTGGATGTCGGGAAAGCTGTGTCGCTTCCTTCCTGGACGAGTTCCACGTACAGTGACGAGGGCATTTATGAAGAACAAGAGCCTTACATGTCCCTGGTAAAAACCACAAGTCAACAACAGAGTGTCCCACCAGGCGCTTTGAG AAGCTCAGAGGATGAGGACGCTTTGAAAAATGAGGCCCATTCAGACGATGACATCACAGCCAACAGTTCAGacgaggatgatgatgatgatgatgatgatgatgatgatgacagtaGCACCACCTCATGTAAAAGTAACCCTGAGCCCACAGAGGAGAAGAcg AAGACGACCAGGATACGTCACATTGTCACTGAGATCATGAACTCTGAGAAAGT ATTTGTCGACGTCCTGAAGCTGCTTCATGTG GACTTTCGTGATGTCGTGTCTCAAGCGTCTCGTCAGAGTGGGAAACCCGTGATTGAGGAGCGACTTCTCAACCAGATCTTGTATTACCTTCCTCAGCTCTATGAACTGAACCAGGACCTGCTGCTGGAGCTGAAGCAGAGAGTGTCCAACTG GGACGACAACGACCAGCTTGCAGATGTTTTCCTGAAGAAAGGACCTTATCTGAAGATGTATTCCACTTACATCAGGGAGTTTGACAGGAATGTGGCTCTGCTGGACGAACAGATGAAGAGGAATTCTGCGTTTGGTGCTGTGGTGCAGACATTTGAG GCGAGTTCACGCTGTGCCAACTTGGCACTGAAGCATTATTTACTAAAACCTGTTCAGAGGATTCCTCAGTATCAGCTGCTGCTCACAG ATTATCTAAAAAACTTGTCTGAAGAGTCACATGACTACAAAGACACTCAAG CTGCTCTTGCTTTAGTGAAGGAGGTGGCCAATCACGCCAATGACATCATGAAACAAGGG GACAACTTCCAGAAGCTGATTCAGGTGCAGTGTCGTCTCAACGGTCAGCATGAAATCGTCCAACCTGGGCGG ATCTTCCTGAAGGAAGGCACCTTGAAGAAACTGTCCAGGAAAGTCATGCAGCCCAGAATGTTCTTCCTG TTTAACGACACACTGCTGTACACCACTCCCCTTCAGTCGGGTCAGTTCAGACTCAACAACATGCTCTCTCTGTCTGGAATGAAG GTTAGCAAACCGAGTCAGGAGGTGAACGAGCTGAACATCGAGAGCGTGCAGCGCTCCTTCATCCTCTCTGCGAG CTCGGCCACAGAGAGAGATGAGTGGCTTCATGCTATATCAACAGCCATCAACGATTACACTAAGAAAAAAATCAGCTTCGTATCTGGGAAACCTTTACATGAG gtggCGTTAAGTGATGAGGAAGCTGGAGCTCCTTTAGGATCCAAAGCTCCTATCTGGATCCCTGATCCACGAGCCACCATGTGTATGATCTGCACCTGTGAGTTCTCTCTGACCTGGAGAAGACATCACTGCCGTGCATGTGGAAAG GTGGTGTGTCACACATGTTCCACCAACAAACACTCCCTGGAATATTTAAAGAACCAGGAAGCTCGAGTCTGTGACCATTGTTTTCCAACCCTTCAGAAAGAGAGAA gtgagAGGGCTTCGGTAACGGCTGTGTCTCCTGTTTGCAGATCATCCTTTGCTTTCAGCAGGAAACAGAAGAAAATACCAGCAGCGCTCAAAGCG GTTTCTGCCAACATAGAAAACTCTTCGATGAGTGGCTATTTAATGAGGTCCAAGAGCAATAAGAAGCAGGGAAAGAGGCTGTGGTTTGTCATCAAAGACAAAGTTCTGTACACTTACGCAGCGAGTGAG GACGTCGCTGCTTTGGAAAGTCAGCCTCTTTTAGGGTTTGTGTTGAAAGTTGATTCACCACAAACACTTTCCATTCAGCTCTACCACAAAAAAACTctttattacatatttaaaGCCGATGACATCCAAACAGCTCAGAG ATGGATGGACTCTTTTAAAGAAGCCACTGTCCTCTAA
- the LOC114465920 gene encoding FYVE, RhoGEF and PH domain-containing protein 6-like isoform X2 has product MSAGIYKPPVAPKPKLPHDDTLGSSSPTIHQGSGHSPLCLGTPRRTKPALAPKPCLSKLSPAVESKHQTVHFNNSQNVNPQENKKPDWDYIIPICLCSQENCTCIRTSSTNVTKMEGDLKAAYLQNDAEESKITHFTSQGISKNRRFKKDNLSQQVRDTFSTTTQATDHKAPRDPPPSDERINICTDALVPVTRPQRWRSDELNANLLPHNAPQEDDPIPQAHLVPVSPNNPVPVPRKPWKSALANQETVKEDKEETPNWRETDVKEVKMSSERRSNSSMPVSENRMPRNASAPPAPPPRKKPFLSKPETAQTSAQVFPKSVNDRGWDWGMEISVDDGEEELLWKRTDEKNSGDENLTHRPHTPSVGLPAMPCRLPVITIAAVDNVVTKVAPKKPQRLRCSQAEGLPPEKDLQQSGDEMKSPVHQQLPLKEKTRKNSLTPSVLKPPRSNLIKPKSKSFSASDFIRSDGQRRNSFRRLLDLKLSVPKMLPKLTALRGQRSDSSDRDHGQSPQMNQDNHTNLQEDPSRSKRKSSWPLIGVEQSVDGDVFSPGPGEASYENVNHYEEIADYVNVDVGKAVSLPSWTSSTYSDEGIYEEQEPYMSLVKTTSQQQSVPPGALRSSEDEDALKNEAHSDDDITANSSDEDDDDDDDDDDDDSSTTSCKSNPEPTEEKTKTTRIRHIVTEIMNSEKVFVDVLKLLHVDFRDVVSQASRQSGKPVIEERLLNQILYYLPQLYELNQDLLLELKQRVSNWDDNDQLADVFLKKGPYLKMYSTYIREFDRNVALLDEQMKRNSAFGAVVQTFEASSRCANLALKHYLLKPVQRIPQYQLLLTDYLKNLSEESHDYKDTQAALALVKEVANHANDIMKQGDNFQKLIQVQCRLNGQHEIVQPGRIFLKEGTLKKLSRKVMQPRMFFLFNDTLLYTTPLQSGQFRLNNMLSLSGMKVSKPSQEVNELNIESVQRSFILSASSATERDEWLHAISTAINDYTKKKISFVSGKPLHEVALSDEEAGAPLGSKAPIWIPDPRATMCMICTCEFSLTWRRHHCRACGKVVCHTCSTNKHSLEYLKNQEARVCDHCFPTLQKERNHPLLSAGNRRKYQQRSKRFLPT; this is encoded by the exons ATGAGCGCAG GCATTTATAAACCACCTGTTGCCCCCAAACCAAAGCTGCCCCATGATGACACCCTCGGGTCATCATCACCCACAATCCACCAGGGCAGTGGCCACTCGCCGTTATGTCTCGGCACGCCCAGGAGAACCAAACCAGCGTTGGCCCCCAAACCCTGCCTGTCTAAACTCAGCCCTGCTGTGGAATCCAAGCATCaaactgttcattttaataattctCAGAATGTAAATCCACAAGAGAACAAAAAGCCTGACTGGGATTACATCATTCCCATTTGCCTTTGTAGCCAAGAAAACTGCACGTGTATCAGGACTTCGTCTACAAACGTGACAAAAATGGAAGGAGACTTAAAAGCTgcgtatttacaaaatgatgcTGAAGAAAGTAAAATAACTCATTTTACATCACAAGGAATCTCCAAAAACAGacgttttaaaaaagacaacttGAGTCAACAAGTGAGAGACACTTTTTCAACCACTACTCAAGCCACTGACCACAAAGCCCCCCGAGATCCCCCGCCCTCAGACGAACGTATCAACATCTGCACTGACGCATTGGTTCCAGTGACCCGCCCTCAAAGATGGAGGAGTGATGAGCTTAATGCAAACCTTCTACCTCACAATGCACCACAGGAAGATGATCCCATTCCCCAGGCCCACCTAGTCCCAGTGTCCCCTAACAATCCAGTCCCTGTTCCACGGAAACCCTGGAAGTCTGCCCTGGCCAATCAGGAAACAGTAAAGGAGGATAAGGAAGAGACTCCTAATTGGAGAGAAACAGATGTTAAAGAGGTGAAGATGTCATCAGAAAGGAGGAGCAACTCGTCAATGCCAGTTAGTGAAAACAGAATGCCAAGAAATGCTTCTGCTCCGCCAGCCCCGCCCCCCAGGAAGAAGCCATTTCTCTCCAAACCTGAAACAGCTCAAACCTCGGCTCAGGTGTTTCCAAAGAGCGTGAATGATAGAGGGTGGGACTGGGGTATGGAGATATCCGTGGATGATGGGGAAGAAGAGCTGCTTTGGAAAAGAACTGACGAAAAAAACTCAGGGGACGAGAACCTCACACATCGCCCACACACTCCTTCTGTCGGTCTACCAGCAATGCCTTGCCGGCTTCCTGTCATCACCATAGCAGCAGTGGATAACGTGGTGACTAAAGTAGCTCCAAAGAAGCCCCAGAGACTCAGGTGCTCACAGGCAGAGGGTTTACCTCCAGAGAAAGATTTGCAACAATCAGGAGATGAAATGAAGAGTCCGGTACATCAACAGCTGCCTTTGAAGGAGAAAACAAGGAAAAACTCTTTAACACCGAGTGTTCTCAAGCCTCCTCGCTCTAACCTGATCAAACCTAAATCTAAGTCCTTCTCTGCCTCTGATTTTATTCGCTCTGACGGCCAGAGGAGGAATTCTTTTCGGAGACTGCTGGACTTGAAGCTCTCCGTGCCAAAGATGCTCCCCAAGCTGACGGCGCTGAGAGGCCAACGCTCGGACTCGTCTGACAGGGACCACGGACAGAGTCCTCAGATGAACCAGGACAATCACACAAACCTTCAAGAGGATCCCAGCAGATCTAAACGCAAGTCATCGTGGCCGCTAATCGGTGTGGAGCAAAGCGTGGATGGAGATGTGTTTTCTCCTGGACCAGGGGAAGCGTCTTATGAGAACGTCAATCACTACGAGGAAATAGCCGACTATGTAAATGTGGATGTCGGGAAAGCTGTGTCGCTTCCTTCCTGGACGAGTTCCACGTACAGTGACGAGGGCATTTATGAAGAACAAGAGCCTTACATGTCCCTGGTAAAAACCACAAGTCAACAACAGAGTGTCCCACCAGGCGCTTTGAG AAGCTCAGAGGATGAGGACGCTTTGAAAAATGAGGCCCATTCAGACGATGACATCACAGCCAACAGTTCAGacgaggatgatgatgatgatgatgatgatgatgatgatgacagtaGCACCACCTCATGTAAAAGTAACCCTGAGCCCACAGAGGAGAAGAcg AAGACGACCAGGATACGTCACATTGTCACTGAGATCATGAACTCTGAGAAAGT ATTTGTCGACGTCCTGAAGCTGCTTCATGTG GACTTTCGTGATGTCGTGTCTCAAGCGTCTCGTCAGAGTGGGAAACCCGTGATTGAGGAGCGACTTCTCAACCAGATCTTGTATTACCTTCCTCAGCTCTATGAACTGAACCAGGACCTGCTGCTGGAGCTGAAGCAGAGAGTGTCCAACTG GGACGACAACGACCAGCTTGCAGATGTTTTCCTGAAGAAAGGACCTTATCTGAAGATGTATTCCACTTACATCAGGGAGTTTGACAGGAATGTGGCTCTGCTGGACGAACAGATGAAGAGGAATTCTGCGTTTGGTGCTGTGGTGCAGACATTTGAG GCGAGTTCACGCTGTGCCAACTTGGCACTGAAGCATTATTTACTAAAACCTGTTCAGAGGATTCCTCAGTATCAGCTGCTGCTCACAG ATTATCTAAAAAACTTGTCTGAAGAGTCACATGACTACAAAGACACTCAAG CTGCTCTTGCTTTAGTGAAGGAGGTGGCCAATCACGCCAATGACATCATGAAACAAGGG GACAACTTCCAGAAGCTGATTCAGGTGCAGTGTCGTCTCAACGGTCAGCATGAAATCGTCCAACCTGGGCGG ATCTTCCTGAAGGAAGGCACCTTGAAGAAACTGTCCAGGAAAGTCATGCAGCCCAGAATGTTCTTCCTG TTTAACGACACACTGCTGTACACCACTCCCCTTCAGTCGGGTCAGTTCAGACTCAACAACATGCTCTCTCTGTCTGGAATGAAG GTTAGCAAACCGAGTCAGGAGGTGAACGAGCTGAACATCGAGAGCGTGCAGCGCTCCTTCATCCTCTCTGCGAG CTCGGCCACAGAGAGAGATGAGTGGCTTCATGCTATATCAACAGCCATCAACGATTACACTAAGAAAAAAATCAGCTTCGTATCTGGGAAACCTTTACATGAG gtggCGTTAAGTGATGAGGAAGCTGGAGCTCCTTTAGGATCCAAAGCTCCTATCTGGATCCCTGATCCACGAGCCACCATGTGTATGATCTGCACCTGTGAGTTCTCTCTGACCTGGAGAAGACATCACTGCCGTGCATGTGGAAAG GTGGTGTGTCACACATGTTCCACCAACAAACACTCCCTGGAATATTTAAAGAACCAGGAAGCTCGAGTCTGTGACCATTGTTTTCCAACCCTTCAGAAAGAGAGAA ATCATCCTTTGCTTTCAGCAGGAAACAGAAGAAAATACCAGCAGCGCTCAAAGCG GTTTCTGCCAACATAG